One Chordicoccus furentiruminis DNA window includes the following coding sequences:
- a CDS encoding co-chaperone GroES, with protein MKLVPLSDRVVLKELEAEETTASGIVLPGQAKEKPQQAEVIAVGPGGVVDGKEVVMNVKVGQKVIYSKYAGTEVKLGEDKYVVVRQNDILAVVEE; from the coding sequence ATGAAGTTAGTACCGCTTAGCGACAGAGTCGTTCTGAAGGAACTCGAAGCTGAGGAGACGACCGCATCCGGAATCGTACTTCCGGGTCAGGCAAAGGAAAAGCCGCAGCAGGCTGAAGTAATCGCGGTCGGACCGGGCGGTGTCGTTGACGGCAAGGAAGTCGTCATGAATGTCAAGGTCGGGCAGAAAGTTATCTATTCCAAGTACGCGGGCACTGAAGTGAAGCTGGGCGAAGACAAGTATGTCGTCGTCAGACAGAACGATATTCTCGCTGTTGTGGAAGAGTAA
- a CDS encoding O-methyltransferase has protein sequence MRPGEGRLDVFCDSLESPMPDVLRSIENEAVRDGVPVIRRGTRRALRMLLALRKPKTVLEIGTAVGFSAVYMYLEGGAPVTTIENRPERIREARRNIVRAGAEGGVRLLEGDARTILPQLDGPYDLIFLDAAKGQYITLLPELLRLLSGDGVLAADNILEGGETLDSRFAVERRNRTIHARIRAYLEAVYANPELTTTILPVGDGLAVSCRAEGRGSLRGEEDETS, from the coding sequence ATGAGGCCGGGTGAGGGGCGGCTGGATGTATTCTGCGACAGTCTGGAATCTCCGATGCCGGATGTGCTCCGGTCGATCGAGAACGAGGCGGTCCGGGACGGCGTTCCGGTGATTCGCCGCGGGACCCGCCGGGCACTGCGTATGCTGCTGGCACTGAGGAAGCCGAAGACGGTTCTGGAGATCGGAACCGCCGTCGGCTTCTCTGCTGTCTACATGTATCTGGAGGGCGGCGCGCCGGTGACGACCATCGAGAACCGTCCGGAACGGATCCGTGAGGCGCGCCGGAATATCGTCCGCGCGGGAGCGGAAGGCGGCGTCCGGCTGCTTGAGGGAGACGCCCGGACGATTCTGCCGCAGCTGGACGGTCCCTATGACCTGATCTTTCTCGACGCGGCGAAGGGTCAGTACATCACGCTTCTTCCGGAGCTTCTGAGGCTCCTTTCAGGGGACGGAGTGCTGGCCGCCGACAACATCCTCGAGGGCGGCGAGACGCTGGATTCGCGTTTTGCCGTGGAACGGCGGAACCGGACGATTCACGCGAGAATCCGCGCATACCTCGAGGCGGTTTACGCCAATCCGGAGCTGACCACGACCATTCTGCCTGTGGGAGACGGGCTGGCAGTGTCATGCCGCGCCGAAGGAAGGGGCAGTCTGAGAGGAGAAGAAGATGAGACATCCTGA
- a CDS encoding YlbF family regulator: MDYEIEECTEKLVDSIRNSSDYRRYLECEEALEKFPGVFDQVMELRKKTIELYQDPDNGNLMENSDELGKEYERLEKLPEVNAFLEAEEDLVRILNNVSASVVNSVKMRVPKP, translated from the coding sequence ATGGATTACGAGATAGAGGAATGTACGGAAAAGCTGGTCGATTCGATCAGAAACAGCAGTGATTACAGGCGGTATCTGGAATGTGAGGAGGCGCTGGAAAAGTTTCCGGGCGTCTTCGATCAGGTCATGGAACTCCGCAAAAAGACCATTGAACTGTATCAGGATCCGGACAATGGAAATCTGATGGAAAATTCCGACGAACTCGGAAAAGAGTACGAGCGGCTGGAGAAGCTGCCGGAGGTGAACGCCTTTCTGGAAGCCGAGGAGGATCTGGTGCGGATTCTGAACAATGTGAGCGCCAGCGTGGTCAATTCGGTGAAGATGCGGGTGCCGAAGCCATGA
- a CDS encoding peptidase U32 family protein, giving the protein MRHPELLIPAGSLPVLKTAVRYGADAVYIGGETMSLRAKARNFSAGEMREGIEFAHRYGKKVYVTANIFARDSDLDEAARYFGELESMEPDALLIADPGMFRLARRCAPAVPIHISTQANTTNSESAVFWHDLGASRIVTARELSISELKELRRRIPPDLELEVFVHGAMCISYSGRCLLSSYLAGRDANRGACTHPCRWRYAVMEETRPGEYMPVEENERGTYIFNSRDLCMIDHLPDLYEAGIDSFKVEGRMKTALYVATCARAYRMAMRDYETDPALYESRRASYRGKVAEGTYRRFTTGFFYGRPGRDDLIYDSNTYRRTYIYLGTVNDIDSRERAVILQKNKFLAGDVIEIMKPDGRDVKVQVLGIFDRDGLEQPSAPHPQQELHLALDAEAEPGDILRMAEQPEGV; this is encoded by the coding sequence ATGAGACATCCTGAGCTTCTGATTCCGGCCGGTTCGCTGCCGGTTCTGAAGACTGCGGTCCGCTATGGGGCGGACGCGGTCTATATCGGCGGCGAGACGATGAGCCTTCGCGCGAAGGCGAGAAATTTCAGCGCCGGAGAGATGAGAGAGGGCATTGAGTTTGCCCACCGATACGGGAAAAAGGTCTATGTGACGGCCAATATTTTCGCACGTGACAGCGATCTGGACGAAGCGGCACGCTATTTCGGAGAGCTGGAATCAATGGAGCCGGACGCGCTTTTGATCGCGGATCCGGGTATGTTCCGGCTGGCCCGCCGCTGTGCGCCTGCCGTGCCGATCCATATCAGTACACAGGCCAACACCACCAATTCCGAGTCCGCCGTCTTCTGGCATGATCTCGGCGCTTCAAGGATCGTAACGGCAAGAGAGCTTTCGATCAGCGAGCTGAAGGAGCTGCGCCGGCGGATTCCTCCGGATCTGGAACTGGAGGTGTTCGTTCACGGGGCGATGTGCATTTCCTATTCGGGCCGCTGTCTTCTGAGCAGCTATCTGGCTGGCCGGGACGCCAACCGGGGAGCCTGCACGCATCCCTGCCGGTGGCGGTACGCGGTGATGGAGGAGACGCGCCCCGGCGAATATATGCCGGTGGAGGAGAATGAGCGCGGCACTTATATCTTCAACTCCCGGGACCTCTGCATGATCGATCATCTGCCGGATCTCTACGAGGCCGGCATCGACAGCTTCAAGGTGGAAGGCCGGATGAAGACAGCGCTTTATGTGGCGACCTGCGCGCGCGCGTACCGGATGGCGATGCGCGACTATGAGACAGACCCGGCTCTGTATGAATCGAGACGCGCATCATACCGCGGGAAGGTTGCCGAGGGAACTTACCGAAGGTTCACCACCGGATTCTTTTACGGCCGGCCCGGCCGGGATGACCTGATTTATGACAGCAATACCTATCGCAGGACGTATATCTATCTGGGAACCGTGAACGACATCGACAGCCGGGAACGTGCCGTGATCCTGCAGAAGAATAAATTTCTTGCCGGGGATGTCATCGAGATCATGAAGCCGGACGGCAGGGACGTGAAGGTGCAGGTACTCGGAATCTTCGACCGCGACGGACTGGAGCAGCCTTCGGCTCCGCATCCGCAGCAGGAGCTGCATCTTGCGCTGGATGCGGAAGCAGAGCCGGGAGATATTCTCCGGATGGCGGAGCAGCCGGAAGGGGTATAA
- the codY gene encoding GTP-sensing pleiotropic transcriptional regulator CodY, translating into MSVQLLDKTRKINKLLHNTSTSKVVFNDICSVLVETLSSNILVISKKGKVLGVGKCEGVEELSEMITSEIGSFVDSLLNERFLGVLSTKENVNLATLGFTGEGVEHYTAIINPIEIAGERLGTVFSYRSSAQYDIDDIIVSEYGTTVVGLEMMRSVDEENAAETRKHQVVKSAFSTLSFSELEAIIHIFDELDGNEGILVASKIADRVGITRSVIVNALRKFESAGVIESRSSGMKGTYIKVLNDYIFDELDEIKLHRAKK; encoded by the coding sequence ATGAGCGTACAGCTGCTGGACAAGACACGAAAGATCAATAAGCTGCTGCATAACACGAGCACATCGAAGGTTGTGTTCAATGACATCTGCTCCGTGCTCGTCGAAACGCTTTCCTCCAACATTCTTGTCATCAGCAAGAAGGGCAAGGTGCTCGGAGTCGGCAAGTGCGAGGGCGTGGAAGAACTCAGCGAGATGATCACCAGCGAGATCGGAAGTTTTGTGGACAGTCTGCTGAATGAGCGTTTTCTCGGCGTGCTCTCCACCAAGGAAAATGTGAATCTGGCGACACTGGGCTTCACGGGAGAGGGCGTGGAGCACTATACGGCCATTATCAACCCGATCGAGATTGCCGGCGAACGCCTCGGAACGGTGTTCAGCTACCGCTCCTCAGCGCAGTATGACATCGATGACATCATCGTCAGCGAGTACGGGACGACTGTGGTCGGACTGGAGATGATGCGGTCCGTTGATGAGGAGAATGCAGCCGAAACCCGGAAGCATCAGGTGGTCAAGTCCGCCTTCTCCACACTGTCCTTCTCCGAGCTCGAAGCCATCATTCATATTTTCGATGAGCTGGACGGCAATGAAGGAATCCTGGTTGCCAGCAAGATTGCGGACCGGGTCGGCATCACCCGTTCCGTGATCGTCAACGCGCTGCGGAAGTTCGAGAGCGCCGGCGTGATCGAGTCCCGTTCCTCAGGAATGAAAGGCACCTATATCAAGGTGCTGAATGATTATATATTTGATGAGCTTGATGAGATCAAGCTGCATCGGGCAAAGAAATAA
- the topA gene encoding type I DNA topoisomerase — MAKNLVIVESPAKVKTIRKFLGSRYDVEASMGHVRDLPKSQLGIDVEHDFEPKYITIRGKGDLLARLRREAKNADHVFLATDPDREGEAISWHLVTALNLDPKKMRRITFNEITKNAVRTSLKNPRDIDMNLVNAQQARRVLDRLVGYEISPVLWKKVKRGLSAGRVQSVALRIIARREKEIADFIPSEYWTLDALLQVPGQKKPLEAKFFGTDRKMTVSSKEEMDRIVRELEQADFTVSELRRGERVRKPPLPFTTSTLQQDASNRLGFSTSKTMRVAQQLYEGVDLEGEGTVGIITYLRTDSTRVAGEAETAAEAFITEQYGAEYYGHPQGTNHNRNAQDAHEAIRPTDIRRTPASVRDSLSREQFRLYQLIWRRFAASRMAAAVYDTAQVKIAGGPYTFTASASRIRFAGFLDVYAAEDEEKSASGMMLKNLEKGMKLEMTELRPEQHFTQPPAHFTEASLVRTLEEKGIGRPSTYAPTISTILARHYITKEQKNLYLTELGEVVDGIMLKAFPQIVDENFTANLETLLDGVAMGRVDWKTIVRNFYPDLEEEVSRAKEELAEVKIEDEETDVVCENCGRHMVIKYGPHGKFLACPGFPECRNTKPYFEKVGVRCPLCGGEVVLKRTRKGRRYYGCENNPACTFMSWSMPVEKSCPKCGHYMIRKGSKIVCSDPSCGYSEDV; from the coding sequence TTGGCAAAGAATCTGGTCATCGTGGAGTCGCCGGCCAAGGTGAAGACGATCCGTAAGTTTCTCGGCTCGCGCTACGATGTGGAAGCGTCCATGGGCCATGTCCGGGATCTGCCGAAGAGTCAGCTCGGCATTGACGTGGAACATGACTTTGAACCGAAATATATCACGATCCGCGGGAAAGGAGATCTGCTTGCCAGACTCCGCCGTGAAGCGAAGAACGCGGATCATGTGTTTCTCGCGACCGACCCCGACCGGGAGGGAGAGGCGATTTCCTGGCATCTTGTCACGGCGCTGAATCTCGATCCGAAGAAGATGCGCCGGATCACCTTCAATGAGATCACGAAAAACGCGGTTCGTACCTCCCTCAAGAATCCCCGGGACATCGATATGAATCTTGTCAACGCCCAGCAGGCGCGGCGCGTGCTTGACCGTCTCGTGGGCTATGAGATCAGCCCCGTCCTCTGGAAAAAGGTGAAGCGCGGGCTTTCCGCCGGCCGGGTCCAGTCGGTGGCGCTCCGGATCATCGCACGGCGGGAGAAGGAGATCGCGGACTTCATTCCGTCCGAGTACTGGACGCTTGACGCCCTGCTTCAGGTTCCCGGACAGAAGAAGCCACTGGAAGCGAAGTTCTTCGGGACGGACAGGAAGATGACCGTCTCCTCGAAGGAAGAAATGGACCGTATTGTCCGGGAGCTGGAGCAGGCGGATTTTACTGTTTCCGAGCTCCGCAGGGGAGAACGGGTGAGGAAGCCGCCGCTTCCCTTCACGACGAGCACGCTTCAGCAGGACGCCTCGAACCGGCTCGGCTTCTCGACATCGAAGACGATGCGTGTCGCCCAGCAGCTCTATGAAGGCGTTGATCTCGAAGGCGAAGGAACGGTCGGTATCATCACATACCTGCGCACCGACTCCACGCGTGTCGCAGGCGAGGCGGAGACGGCGGCCGAAGCCTTCATCACGGAGCAGTACGGAGCGGAATACTACGGACATCCGCAGGGAACGAATCATAACCGCAACGCCCAGGACGCCCATGAGGCGATCCGGCCGACGGACATCCGGCGGACACCGGCCTCCGTCCGTGATTCGCTGTCGAGAGAACAGTTCCGCCTGTATCAGCTGATATGGCGCCGGTTCGCGGCCAGCCGTATGGCCGCGGCCGTCTATGACACCGCCCAGGTGAAAATCGCGGGCGGGCCGTATACGTTTACGGCTTCCGCGTCGCGGATTCGTTTCGCGGGGTTCCTTGACGTCTATGCCGCGGAGGATGAGGAGAAGAGCGCCTCCGGCATGATGCTGAAAAATCTTGAGAAAGGGATGAAGCTGGAGATGACGGAGCTTCGGCCGGAGCAGCACTTCACGCAGCCTCCGGCTCATTTTACGGAGGCATCCCTTGTCCGGACACTTGAGGAGAAGGGAATCGGACGTCCCAGCACATACGCGCCGACGATTTCCACGATTCTCGCCCGGCATTATATCACCAAGGAGCAGAAGAATCTCTATCTGACAGAGCTGGGCGAGGTGGTCGACGGCATCATGCTGAAGGCATTCCCCCAGATCGTCGATGAGAATTTCACGGCCAACCTTGAGACGCTGCTGGACGGCGTCGCGATGGGACGGGTTGACTGGAAAACCATCGTGCGCAATTTCTATCCGGATCTGGAGGAAGAGGTCAGCCGGGCAAAGGAAGAACTCGCCGAAGTGAAGATCGAGGACGAGGAGACCGATGTGGTCTGCGAAAACTGCGGACGGCATATGGTGATCAAGTACGGTCCGCACGGCAAGTTTCTCGCGTGCCCGGGATTTCCGGAGTGCCGGAACACCAAACCGTACTTCGAGAAGGTCGGCGTCCGGTGTCCCCTGTGCGGCGGTGAAGTGGTGCTGAAGCGGACCCGAAAGGGACGCCGGTACTACGGCTGTGAAAACAACCCCGCCTGTACGTTTATGTCGTGGTCAATGCCGGTGGAAAAAAGCTGTCCGAAATGCGGCCATTATATGATCAGAAAGGGCAGCAAGATCGTATGCTCGGATCCTTCCTGCGGTTATTCGGAAGATGTCTGA
- a CDS encoding YifB family Mg chelatase-like AAA ATPase — protein sequence MYNRIRSAAVFGLDILPITVEADISDGLPCFVMVGYLSAQIRESEDRIRTAFRNSGITLPARRITVNLSPADVPKSGSLYDLPIALTVIAAAGQIPASSLDGLMAVGELSLNGGVNPISGVLPIAIRARKEGLRALIVPSGNTREALSVDGITVVGVKTIHEAVEYLRNGTAPPLPEEKDSGDEEGTAPDFRDIRGQSFARRAALIAAAGFHNLLLAGPPGSGKTMIARRVPSILPRLTGDEQLEIEQIYSIAGLLDPEHPVIRRRPYRHPHHTISPQALAGGGKIPRPGEITLAHRGVLFLDEMPEFSRQALEILRQPLEDREIVISRATGSFRFPASFLLLAAMNRCPCGYYPDLSRCTCTQADIRSYMGRISKPLLDRIDLCIELSPVSYDDLTARSPDGESSSSMRKRAETVRLIQADRFASVSWHFNSEIPAGRIPEFCVTDEQAERILSSSFRRFALSARGYHRVLRVARTIADLDGSDVILGRHAEEALVYRMLS from the coding sequence ATGTACAACCGCATCCGCTCCGCCGCCGTCTTCGGCCTTGATATCCTTCCGATCACCGTAGAGGCCGACATCAGCGACGGTCTTCCCTGCTTCGTCATGGTCGGCTATCTGAGCGCGCAGATCCGGGAATCGGAGGACCGGATCCGTACGGCCTTCCGCAACAGCGGGATCACGCTTCCCGCGCGCCGGATCACGGTCAACCTCTCCCCGGCCGATGTGCCGAAAAGCGGCTCTCTCTATGATCTCCCCATCGCCCTGACCGTCATCGCTGCGGCCGGACAGATCCCCGCCTCCTCGCTGGACGGTCTGATGGCCGTCGGAGAGCTCAGTCTGAACGGAGGCGTCAATCCGATCAGCGGCGTCCTTCCCATCGCGATCCGTGCACGGAAGGAAGGCCTGCGCGCACTGATCGTTCCTTCCGGCAATACACGCGAGGCTCTTTCCGTAGACGGCATCACGGTAGTAGGGGTAAAGACCATCCACGAGGCCGTCGAATACCTCCGGAACGGAACGGCGCCGCCTCTCCCCGAAGAAAAGGACAGCGGCGATGAGGAAGGGACGGCGCCGGATTTCCGGGATATACGCGGCCAGTCCTTCGCCAGACGGGCCGCCCTGATCGCGGCCGCCGGCTTTCATAATCTGCTGCTCGCCGGGCCGCCCGGATCGGGCAAGACCATGATCGCCCGCCGCGTCCCCTCCATCCTACCCCGGCTGACCGGAGACGAACAGCTGGAGATCGAGCAGATCTACAGCATCGCCGGTCTGCTGGACCCGGAACACCCGGTCATCCGGAGAAGGCCTTACCGCCATCCCCATCACACCATCTCGCCTCAGGCGCTGGCCGGCGGCGGAAAGATTCCGCGCCCCGGCGAAATCACACTGGCTCACAGAGGCGTGCTCTTTCTGGACGAAATGCCGGAATTCTCAAGGCAGGCCCTGGAAATTCTACGGCAGCCCCTGGAGGACCGGGAAATCGTCATCTCAAGAGCGACCGGCAGCTTCCGCTTTCCGGCCAGCTTTCTCCTGCTGGCCGCGATGAACCGCTGCCCCTGCGGCTATTACCCGGATCTCAGCCGTTGCACCTGCACGCAGGCGGACATCCGGTCCTACATGGGGCGGATCTCAAAACCGCTGCTCGACCGGATCGATCTGTGCATCGAGCTGAGTCCGGTAAGCTATGACGACCTGACCGCCCGCTCGCCGGACGGCGAATCCTCTTCTTCCATGCGGAAGAGAGCGGAGACCGTGCGGCTGATCCAGGCGGACCGTTTTGCGTCCGTCTCCTGGCATTTCAACTCGGAGATTCCGGCCGGCCGGATCCCCGAATTCTGCGTGACGGATGAGCAGGCGGAACGGATTCTTTCCTCGTCCTTCCGGCGCTTTGCGCTCAGCGCCCGCGGATACCACCGGGTGCTTCGTGTTGCGCGCACCATCGCCGATCTGGACGGCTCGGATGTCATACTCGGAAGGCACGCAGAGGAAGCGCTGGTCTACCGTATGCTATCATAA
- the groL gene encoding chaperonin GroEL (60 kDa chaperone family; promotes refolding of misfolded polypeptides especially under stressful conditions; forms two stacked rings of heptamers to form a barrel-shaped 14mer; ends can be capped by GroES; misfolded proteins enter the barrel where they are refolded when GroES binds) yields MAKQIKYGIEAREALLAGVDKLADVVRVTLGPKGRNVVLEKSYGAPTITNDGVTIAKEIELEDGFENMGAQLIREVASKTNDVAGDGTTTATVLAQAMVHEGMKNLAAGANPIILRRGMQKATDAAVKALVDMSKPVSGRKQIARVAAVSSGDDEVGEMVANAMEKVSKDGVITIEESKTMQTELDTVEGMEFDRGYISAYMCTDTEKMEARLEDPYILIVDKKISNIQDLLPVLEQIVKSGAQLLIIAEDVEGEALTTLIVNKLRGTFNVVAVKSPGYGDRRKDMLKDIAVLTGGVVVSDELGIDLKDVTMDQLGRAKSVKVTKENTVIVDGEGDKKAIADRVAQIRNQIQDTKSDFDREKLQERLAKLAGGVAVIRVGAPTETEMKDKKYRMEDALNATRAAVEEGIVAGGGSSYVHAAEKLNELVSGLKGDEKTGAEIVQKALEAPLYRIAVNAGKEGAVIVDNVKKAKNGEGYNALTDEYVNLVDAGILDPVKVSRSALQNANSIAATLLTTESAVSIIKEKEPAAPQGGQGMGMM; encoded by the coding sequence ATGGCAAAGCAGATTAAGTACGGTATTGAGGCAAGAGAGGCTCTTCTTGCCGGTGTCGATAAACTGGCGGATGTAGTCCGTGTGACGCTTGGACCGAAGGGCAGAAACGTTGTGCTTGAGAAGTCCTACGGCGCCCCGACGATCACCAACGACGGCGTGACGATCGCAAAGGAGATCGAGCTGGAGGACGGGTTTGAGAACATGGGCGCGCAGCTGATCCGCGAGGTCGCTTCCAAGACCAACGATGTGGCAGGCGACGGCACCACGACCGCGACGGTTCTGGCTCAGGCGATGGTTCACGAAGGAATGAAGAACCTCGCGGCCGGCGCAAATCCGATCATCCTGAGAAGAGGCATGCAGAAGGCAACGGATGCGGCGGTCAAGGCCCTTGTCGATATGAGCAAGCCGGTCAGCGGTAGAAAACAGATCGCACGTGTCGCGGCTGTCTCCTCCGGTGACGATGAGGTCGGCGAGATGGTGGCGAACGCGATGGAGAAGGTCTCCAAGGACGGCGTCATCACCATCGAGGAATCCAAGACAATGCAGACCGAGCTCGATACCGTTGAAGGCATGGAGTTCGACCGCGGCTATATTTCCGCTTATATGTGCACGGACACCGAGAAGATGGAAGCCCGTCTGGAGGATCCGTACATCCTGATCGTCGACAAGAAGATCAGCAATATTCAGGATCTGCTTCCGGTGCTTGAGCAGATCGTGAAATCCGGTGCTCAGCTCCTGATCATCGCCGAGGATGTCGAGGGTGAGGCGCTGACGACCCTGATCGTCAACAAGCTCCGCGGAACCTTCAACGTGGTGGCAGTCAAGTCTCCGGGCTACGGCGACAGAAGAAAGGATATGCTGAAGGATATCGCGGTTCTGACCGGCGGTGTCGTTGTCTCAGACGAGCTCGGCATCGATCTCAAGGATGTCACGATGGATCAGCTCGGACGCGCGAAGTCCGTCAAGGTGACCAAGGAGAATACCGTCATCGTTGACGGCGAGGGAGACAAAAAGGCAATCGCTGACAGGGTTGCTCAGATCCGCAACCAGATTCAGGATACCAAGTCCGACTTCGATCGTGAGAAACTGCAGGAGAGACTGGCCAAGCTGGCCGGCGGCGTAGCCGTCATCCGTGTCGGCGCTCCGACCGAGACCGAGATGAAGGATAAGAAGTACCGTATGGAGGATGCGCTGAACGCGACCCGTGCGGCTGTGGAGGAAGGCATTGTCGCCGGCGGCGGCAGCTCTTATGTCCATGCGGCTGAGAAGCTGAACGAGCTGGTATCCGGCCTGAAGGGCGATGAGAAGACCGGTGCAGAGATCGTGCAGAAGGCGCTGGAAGCTCCTCTGTACAGAATCGCGGTCAACGCAGGCAAGGAAGGCGCCGTGATCGTCGATAACGTGAAGAAGGCGAAGAACGGGGAAGGCTACAACGCGCTGACAGATGAGTATGTCAATCTGGTGGATGCGGGCATTCTGGACCCGGTGAAGGTTTCCAGATCCGCACTTCAGAACGCCAACTCCATCGCCGCGACGCTGCTGACCACCGAGTCCGCGGTATCGATCATCAAGGAGAAGGAGCCGGCTGCGCCGCAGGGCGGCCAGGGCATGGGCATGATGTAA
- the dprA gene encoding DNA-processing protein DprA: MTEERNAFADSASADFHPAVRCIRDTDTDWPDRLKGLPSMPHALYFIGDLPRDDQPACAIIGSRMCSPYGHRIAAEFGSALASRGIQIISGMAVGVDGYAQEGALRAGGRSFGVLGSGPDVCYPPANEPLYRQLIESGGVLSELKPGSPPIGRQFAARNRLISAFADLVLVVEAKLRSGTNLTVDFALQQGKNVFAVPGRIGDHLSDGCNYLIAQGAGIAYAPEALLNEFQMSRSTLSFADSADSAMALRRKQEERVLSDPALTKEARRIYRALSFEDTATPDILSDALGMEISSVLSALTSLVIEGYAEEELRGCYVRSRP, encoded by the coding sequence ATGACAGAAGAAAGAAATGCATTCGCCGACAGCGCGTCCGCGGATTTTCACCCTGCAGTCCGGTGTATCCGGGACACCGACACAGACTGGCCGGACCGCCTGAAGGGACTTCCCTCCATGCCGCACGCCCTCTACTTCATCGGGGATCTGCCTCGCGACGACCAGCCAGCCTGTGCGATCATCGGATCGCGGATGTGCAGCCCGTACGGTCACCGGATCGCCGCGGAATTCGGAAGCGCGCTGGCCTCAAGGGGAATCCAGATCATCAGCGGGATGGCCGTCGGCGTCGACGGTTATGCGCAGGAAGGTGCACTCCGGGCGGGCGGTCGCAGCTTCGGCGTACTCGGATCCGGTCCGGATGTCTGCTATCCTCCGGCCAACGAGCCCCTCTACCGGCAGCTCATCGAATCCGGCGGCGTCCTGTCGGAGCTGAAGCCCGGGTCGCCGCCGATCGGCCGCCAGTTCGCCGCCCGCAACCGTCTGATCAGCGCGTTCGCCGATCTCGTGCTCGTCGTGGAGGCAAAGCTCCGTTCCGGAACGAATCTGACCGTGGACTTTGCCCTGCAGCAGGGAAAGAACGTGTTCGCCGTCCCGGGTCGGATCGGGGATCATCTCTCCGACGGCTGCAATTATCTGATCGCCCAGGGAGCCGGCATCGCGTATGCGCCCGAAGCGCTTCTGAATGAATTCCAGATGAGCCGCAGCACGCTGAGCTTCGCCGACTCCGCCGATTCCGCGATGGCGCTGAGGCGAAAGCAGGAGGAGCGGGTTCTCTCCGATCCGGCCCTTACCAAAGAGGCGCGCCGGATCTACCGCGCTCTGTCTTTCGAAGACACAGCGACACCGGACATACTGTCAGACGCTCTGGGAATGGAGATTTCATCGGTTCTGTCCGCTCTTACTTCTCTTGTGATCGAGGGCTACGCCGAGGAGGAGCTCCGGGGCTGCTATGTGCGTTCAAGACCCTGA